Genomic DNA from Scomber scombrus chromosome 21, fScoSco1.1, whole genome shotgun sequence:
TGCCAGAGAGCTGTCACAGTGTATGTGAAAACCTCTTCTTGTGAGCCCACAATGATCATGTAAGATTCTGAAGTGCACGGAAAGTCATTGTAGAAAAATAAGACCTGGCTACAGAGGCTACTTTCTGATAAACAGCAAAGTACTATAGCCCTTAGCCTTCACTTTGCCAATGTGAGAGATGTTATTCATTTGATTCCACATGGCTCGTCCTTTTGTTACAGACAGCCCTGCAGCACGTGGACGTGGATGCCAGACTGTCTCTCTGAACACCGCAGTGAAATACTGCCTGTGAAATACGAATCTGTCAAACATGTCCAAATTTAGCGCCAGGAAACAAAGTGTTTCCAGTGATGTTTTTATGGGGGGTAGAGAGGCGGTCTTCATCTTATGAAGTGCTACTCTCCTAGGGGTACTTAAACAAAACCTAATCAGGAGTTTAGACTACAAAGGCATTTTTTCAGTTAATTAGAACCATTTAAAAACCAGAGTGACGGTATATTTCAAGAAATCTCTAAGGAAATCTGCAGCATCTGATAAATAAGCTCAGATAAGCTGTTAAGTGCCTTTGAAATTAGATAGATGTGGATAAAGGTCAGAGAGTTGGGAAGAATTGCCTAGTTTTGAGTGAGCTTTGCTTGTGTTGATGGTAAATTGCGGCACATGCTGGAGGTTTTCTGGGGGACGTTCCTGGGGTATTCCAACAATGCGTGTCAGAGCAACAACAGGTCATCGTTCATCCACGGTCTTTAATCTTCACCAaacacccccccacacacacacacacacacatacacacacacacacaaacacacacacacacacacacacacacgttcaatTGCTCCCCTTCTACTActttctccatcttttcctcctttttcacattttttgaaattCTTCTACTTATATGTCCTCCTTTTCATGATAAATGAAACACCCTGGGAAAAACGAGGAGCAGTGTGGAAGGAGTTGCAGAAGCGAAAACAGCATCCCATGTCAAAtgtcacaaaacaaaataaccGAGAGTGGACTCCTCACAGATTTCCTGTGTTTGGGTTTTTAAAGGTGGGTGGCCCAAGTGACAagatgtgaagtgtgtgtgaagtgtgttcAGGTTTATTTGTTCGGGTTGTATTACTCCACCGCTGAACTATGAAAGAGCAAAAGAggcagaaagggagggagaggagtgTGGTGAGACAAAATAGATGGAGGTGAGGGTGGGAGAGGGTGAAGTAAACAGAAGCAgaggggagagaagaaaggctggaaagaaaaagatatgAAAACAAGAGTATTGTAGCAGATGGGGCCAAGGGTTTACCTTGGAAACAGCGGTAGGGTAGAGGAACTGGGGGAGTACTCAGAAGGGGGCGTGAGCCAAGCTGGAGTTTATCACAGTCTCTGGAGACTGATGAACgagaggggtggaggggttccacacacactcacacacacacacacagagcagcagacacacTCCTCATGCTCTGTGGGGGGAAGTGATATAAAAGGGCTCCCAGGGAGAAAGAGCGGTCAGGCAAGAGTCTGATCGGCTGTCCTGCTCATTTCCACAGCGCTGTGCATCACTGAGTGTGTttacgtgagtgtgtgtgtgagaaagtccACATGGGCATCAGAGAAAAGTCTCTACCACAAAGGAATAAACTGACAGTTTTTTATGTTAAAGGGAACAGTGGTTTGGGAGAGTTGCTGAAGCCTGGCTGTTCTCAACCCTGAAAACGGTgtttgattttctcttttttcagttcagttgttTGCTCGTCAACTTCTGAGTACTTTTTACTTCCACCACGGGGAGTCAAGAGGTGGCTCTCGATACTGCTTTTAGAAGAATTTCACTAGAAGCAGAGATTTTACTACGTGTGACCTGTCAGCGTTCTGAGcataattttgttttgttttttttcattttccttttaatcATTTGATGCATTAAGGCAAAATGGACTCCTCGTTTTTACCAGATATAGACTACAATCAGACCTATGTGGATGAGCAGTTTTACGCTGAAGACAATATCGATGGTTTTGGTATCACCATGGCCATTCTCTACCTGGTGGTTTGCATCCTGGGACTGGCTGGGAACTCCCTGGTCATTGTTGCCATTTTGAAATTAGACAAAATGTCATCAGCCACCACAGTGTACATTTTCAACCTGGCACTGGCAGACGGACTCTTTATGGTTGGTCTTCCCTTCATAGCCAGCCAGAACTTCCAGAACCACTGGATGTTTGGCGACATTGCATGCAAAGTGGTCATGGTGCTGGACGGCATCAATCAGTTCACCAGCGTCTTCTGTCTGACGATGATGAGCATCGATCGCTACATGGCGCTTACTTACCCGCTTCGGTTCGCCCATTGGAGAACTCCACGCTGCGCCAAGATAGTTTCAGCGTTCCTGTGGCTGTTCTCGCTCCTGACTATTCTCCCCATGGCTCTTCACTTCTCAGCAGAACGAGGTCTGTGTATACCAGAACTTGTTTCAGGCACCTGGTGGCTCGGCGTCCTCTCTTACACCTTCGTCATGGGCTTCGCTTTGCCATTCACCGTCATGACTGCCTCCTACACAGCGCTGCTGCTCACTTTGAAGTCCAAACGGCTCCAAGCTACAACCCCAAACCCTGAGAGCCACCGGCTGGAAAAACAGGTCACCAAGATGGTGGTCGCAGTGGTGGTTGTGTTCGGCATATGCTGGCTGCCATTTTACACCTTCAACTTTTGCTCCCTGTATCAAAATGGCCTGGTCCTTACCTTTGCCCGGGCTTTTGAGGTTGTGGTCCTGCTGTCATACTCGTGGAGCTGTGCTAACCCCATCCTCTACACCTGCCTCTCTGAAACCTTTAGGAGGCATTTCCGCACCCTCCTCTGCCCCACCACCAAGACTTCTCCCAGCATGCAGTGCAACACTGAACGGTATGACCTTACCAACACAGATGTGCGGGATATCACAATTCTGGCATAGAGAGAAGACAAAAAACTGATACACCATGTAACTCTGTTTCCAGTAATGATGCACTGTATTGTGCTTTTCAGCTTCTATAAGCTGAAATACTCATCTGAGGGACAATTTTTTTATATGTCATTAAAtctcattttgcttttttggcttcatgaaTAGTTATTATTTACTCTACTTATCTTGAAAGCTGTTGAAGGTACATTATTTTCCTTGAAAAAAGAAAGCTATATATAAGCTGACTTAGATTTTCTTTCGTCCTATCGGACAAATCCGATTAATTGTCTTTCTGACTTTATACTATGTGTTTACAAGGTGTATATTGTGTTCATCACTGTCTGAAATGCAGTTGTTTGAACAGGTGTCTCAGATTTGGGGTTTTCAACCCACTTCTATTGATCACAGAGTGTCCTGTTCAAGTACTGACTGTAAATCTTACTACCAAGCCGAAGAGTTGACTCTGTCCTCCCTGTGGAAATAGAAGTGTTGACTTTGTGCTTTCCAGTTTGTCAGGAAGAGTTTCTTATGCCAAAAAGAGACTAAAAGGCTCATCAACAGCATAATTCAATTGGATTTAGAGGATTTACATAGCACACTCTCTTTCTGACAAATCCCAAGTCTTGATAATAGACCCATCCGCACTCTGTCTGAGTCAGATTCAGACTCACCCTTCAAACAACCTGCTCTATTGCACCTCCTCTTACACTGCATTTCACTGAACTGATTAAATGAGGCACAAGAGGGATGAAGTGTGGACAGGTGGAGTGTAAACAGTCTTAACATGGGTCACATGCTGCAggccaagcacacacacacacaaacatacacaaacccCTACTAAACAGCTGGATGATGTCCCAGCACTTTTAAAAGGTAGGAGGGCATCAGATGTGTCTTTGTGCCTGGGTGGCCATGTGCATGCACCTGTACACATGCATGTTGGGGACTGTGTGCGCCTCTGGCTAGCTGTGGTATTCTACTTGATCCTGACTTACTTAAGAGgatttccaaaccaggcaaaagcCGAAATAAAAAGTGAACTCTTTGAAATGAGTAAAAACAACCCATCACTTTTcttgtcttaaaatgtcttcattatCTGCATCGTTATTTGTTCTCGAATGAATACTTGCTTTTTGATGTTGGGTGAAAAGATTTAATCTGAAAATTCTCAGCAGTTTATGCAAGCAGTCTTGTCTTTAGCTTGAGCAATGTTGATGTTATTCAATGTCACTGGAAAGGCTTTCATAAAGTCACACAGTGGTGTGTAATCGATCAATttctgtgaaaatataacagtCACCTTGATCGAAATGATAAcgacatgcttttttttttgttcatttatttcagtaatGTGGTTTTTGGCTTTCCCTTTGCCTTTTCCTCTGGGGTTAGCACACGTCCAGGGTGATCAGATTTAAAGGAGAAAGATTTGAAAAACAAGTAGGAATCAGGTGTAAACACACCCAAGATGGATGGGTGGATCCTATTAACAGCACTTGGCTCAACACTAAACACTACCTTTACACAGATACTTGTATACCTTGTCAAAAGTGGATTGTCAGAATGTTTATCAGTGATGcaaatgtgtataaatgggAAAATGATGTGTGCGACAATCTGTATTTTGCTTAGAGAAACAATCTGATGTGTACTAAAGATTAACATTGTTGATAATACATTGCCGATTAACTCAACATAGCTGTATTGAGATTGTGAATCAAAATATGGGACTGGACATTATTAGATACTATATATAAGTGCTATTGTCAGATGTGATTGCTATATTgtttgtaaataaatatttttcttgaGTTTTATCGTCATTTCTGCTTCCTACTatatatctgaataaaatacatgaaatcaCATTATGTATTAGATTTATGAACAGACTTGAAAATGACCACCATGCAATTATGGTTGTTGTGTTAAGTATCTGctgtaagtacatttactcaagcacaaattttgaggtacttcacttaagtatttcatttttaatgcgACTTCACACTTCTACCCCAGTgaatttcagagggaaatattgtttttttcatccacTACATTTTTAACAAGTGCAGTCAGGGATACGGTtcagattaaatattaaaattccattaaaaatatgctaaaatgtGAAATCTATTTTCATTGCTAAAAATTGAACCAGTGGTTCCCAGCCTTGTTCACTTGTGACTCCCatacaaaaaaaggagagtCCACTTGGCTCCCATTATCACTCtccagatgtctatgagttgtttgCAGCTCCACCAAGGagacatttcctttttaaacatcTCACAAtgcttcatttaaataacagtTTCAAAAATATCCAATATTTTAAGATGAAGCAAAGACtaggaaaaaaatgataatagtacagctgatttttttctctctgttctagCCCATTAATCACATCACAACCTCTCTAATGTATCATGGGAACTTTTGGAGCAGTGCTGACCTCTCATTTGGGGAACTCTGAACAATCTAAATGTAAAGTAGTTACAGTTTGCTCCACCTCAaccagctacaacagtaaaattcTGCTTACACATCCATGCATCAGTATTAACAATTTAATAGTGTAATATTTCATAATGTATCAGTCACAGGGGCTGAACAGGTCATTCGGCTTTCAATACTTTTCATATATTTTGATAATAGTATATTATTACTTTAACTTCTATtttaatgcaggacttttattttttacttaaagGTACCTTGTGGAGTTTTTGTCCACTAGTAGCGCTGTAGAGCTGCTTTCATGAGGGGGTCCCTGTTCTAAAAGCCACCGTATACAGACTCTTTTGTAGAAAAATAGCAGGTTGTTCAAATGCTGAAATTGGCTGGTACACGTTTGGTTTTCCAAAATACCATGTTCCTCACAGGCTGCAagatcaacaaacaaacagggtgTCTACACAACCCTCTACTCCGATTCTTTCCCCAAAGGGCCTTCTGTGGACTGGAAAGACTATAAATGTCAAGCCTGCTAGCTGAGACCAACTAGCAGACCCTCTTGTTTTTAAAAGAGCTAATAAACTCTGCCACATCCGTGGAAAGTTTTAAAGAAGCTCAAGTGCCAACGGCAAAGAAGAATTTGATGGACAGTGAAGTGCCAGAGGAGATCGAGTTCAGTGACACTAAAGCCTGAAACATTCACAACATGATATTATGGCACAGCACTGATTTTATCTCACAGTAAGACAGTCTTGGAAACTGTCTTGATGTGATACCATAAACATTTAAGGCTTGATTTCAAAATGATTGTATCAATTAAAGTTAAGGTTTAATGATTTGTATTTATCCCaaaagatgtcattttaataatagacatcaaataaagtgtaaaatacCCCTGAAGGAAATTATAATTAACAGGTTTCTGGTGTCAGATTAGTATGACTAGAGTTGTGGATTTTGATAATGAAAGCTCTATTTCATGTTATATCTTTTAAATCTAAGCAGTTAATGCCTCACAGTGGGATACTGCAACTTTATAAATAGAAATGAGTAATAAGGTGTTCAGGTTTACCTGAGGGGGGTCATTGAGTTCTTGGTAATGCAATCTGTCTCTGAACATTGTGGTGGGGTGGGTGAGGTGGTGGAGTTCAGAGAAGGGAGAGTTTGGGGCATGTGTGCTACTCTGTGTCATATTCCCTCTGGCTCCACCTAACCTGAAGTGCCTTGGGATGAAGTTCTTTaaatggccactagatgctggctgTTTGTCTCATGTGTGTCTtggtttaaattattattatattttttcattagaAAGATATCGAAGCCTTTAGTCCCGCTCAGAACAAAGCAGAAAATAGCTTCTTTGTGAGTCAATATGATTTCTTTTGAAAATGCCACCACAAACATGTCAAATGCCaagacatatttttctttttaactttcaAAAGGAAGCCAACTCAAAAACTGCAGCGCTCCATGGGGCCTCAGACGGGTTGAGTTAAGTTAAACTAATTTGTCAGCAAATTATCACAGCTTAAAAAGTACTTTAACTTTTCTAAAGTTTAAGACTTGGGTGATGGGTGGGGAATGTTTACATTGAGGTGTCTCACTGTACATTTCAGGTGTGGCTTTTGTTACTTGTTTATCCTCTCTGAGCCCCTCTCTCAGCTCCACCCAGGCTCCCTCTCGGTCACTTTAGTATTGatgtcacagtaaaaaaaataaaaatggatgaaTAAGAAGTGCCTTCAAAATGTGTCTCATGTTTCCTTTTTGAATTTcttataaaactgtattttagtcACAGCATTCATCTGACTCACATAGTCT
This window encodes:
- the LOC134003626 gene encoding somatostatin receptor type 5, which translates into the protein MDSSFLPDIDYNQTYVDEQFYAEDNIDGFGITMAILYLVVCILGLAGNSLVIVAILKLDKMSSATTVYIFNLALADGLFMVGLPFIASQNFQNHWMFGDIACKVVMVLDGINQFTSVFCLTMMSIDRYMALTYPLRFAHWRTPRCAKIVSAFLWLFSLLTILPMALHFSAERGLCIPELVSGTWWLGVLSYTFVMGFALPFTVMTASYTALLLTLKSKRLQATTPNPESHRLEKQVTKMVVAVVVVFGICWLPFYTFNFCSLYQNGLVLTFARAFEVVVLLSYSWSCANPILYTCLSETFRRHFRTLLCPTTKTSPSMQCNTERYDLTNTDVRDITILA